The sequence GGCCAGCCGATACGCTCCCCCAGGACGGCCAGGATGATTTCCAGCTTCTCCGGAGCGATCAGCAGCGGCGTCCCGATGATGCGGGCCGCGAGATGGGGCAAGCGCATGGTTGCAAAATCTCCAGGCGTGACTACAATTGTGGTAAATGGATCGAGGGTATTGATATGAGCGTTTCCGTCCGCATCGACGACACCCTGGTGGAAGAGGCCCGCGCCGCCGCCAAGGCCGAATTCCGCACGGTCCAAGGCCAAATCGAGTTCTGGGCCAAGGTGGGCCGGGCCGCCCTGGACAACCCGGACCTGCCGGCCAGCTTCATCGCCGAGAGCCTGATGGCGATGAAAGAGCCGCGCGAGCAGGCCGAACCCTTCGTGCCGCGTACTCGCAAATCCAAATGACCTGGGAGGTGCGGCAAACGCGCCGCTTTGCCCGGGCCTACAAGAAACTGCATGACAACATCGCCGCGGATGTGGATGCGGCGGTCGCCGCGATCGCCGAGGATCCCGACATCAGCGAGAAGAAAAAGGGCGATCTCGCCCGGCTCTGGGTCTACAAATTCCGCAGCCAGGGCCAGCTCTATTTGCTGGGCTACACCCGGGAAGACGAAGTGCGCCTGATCTGGCTCGAGGCCATGGGGCCGCACGAGAACTTCTATCGCGATCTCAAACGCTGAGGCTCAGCCCTTGGCGGTTTGCGTCGCCGCCGTCTGCTGCCGCGGATCGGAGTCGAACACCAGTCCCAGCTCGTCGGCGCGCCGGTTGTCCGCGGCGATCTCGCGATCCACGTCCTCGGCGTCGTAGCCGAAGGCGGAGATCGCCTCGGATCGGCTCATGAGCCCGGCACGGATGGCGGTGAGCAGCGCCTTGAACTCCTTCTCGGGATCCACCCACTGCCAGCCCTGCGGGATCCACTTGCAGTTGAGGTACTCCCGCCGGCGGAGGGCGAAGTCGGGCAATGGCAGCGCGCCTTCCAGCGCCGCCTGTTCCATCCAGGCGCGCCATACCGGACGGCAGAACTGGTGCACGATCACGCCGTGCTGGATCGCCTCGCAGCGGCGCCGGAACTCCAGCAGCCCCGCGCGGATACTGGAGTAGTTCACGCCGGTGAGGTCCCCGGTCAGCTGCTCGTAGGTGACGCCGATGGCGGCGGCCACTGCGCGGAACTGGGTGCGCAGGAACTCCGAATAAGAACCGCCCACGTCGGCCGGATCGGAGAACTTGACGTCCTCGCCGGGCTCCAGAATCTGCAGGGTGCCGGGCTCGAGTCCGGCCAGCGCCACGCCGGAGGCATCCGCTTCCCCTTCGCCCATGAGGTTGTCCTCCGGGCTCTGGCGGGTGATGAAGCCGGCGAACATGGCGGCGGTCTTTTTGCGCACCAGTTCGGCGTCGTCGTACTGGTCGAGTTCGTTGAGTTTGACCAGCGCCCGCGAGAGCCAGGGCTCGCCCCGGATCTGTCCCGGCCGCAGGGGTCGGAACAGATGGATGATCTCGGCGGCCGGCACCCGCACGGTTTCCCTATCGGCGCTGCCAGCGGGGCTCAGCGTGCCGTCCTCCGGGTGGACGCGATAGAGGTGGTAGGCGACGCGCCGGCCCAGCTTGTCGAACTCGATGCCGGCGCGGATCCGGTTGCCGTTGGGCGCCTCGGTATTCAGGGTCAGCGGCAAATGCTCGGGTTCCAGCAGTTGCAGCTGGAGCGGCACCGACAGGCCGTCCTCGCGACGGCGCGGGCGCAGCCGCACGAGGCATTCGCCGCCTTCCAGCATGGCCCGGCAGGCGAGCGCCTGCAGGCCGTAGAAGTCGGTGAGCCCCGCGCTGTCTGCCTCCTCGGTCCAGACCCACCACAACGACTGGATCGCTTTGCGCAGCTCGGCATCCTCGACCAGGCTCTGCGGCTTGATGCCGGTGCCGACGGCGTTGGCCACGAAGGCCTCGACGGCGGCCGAGGCCCAGGCGTTGCGGCGCACTAGGTCGCGGGACTTGGCGCGCAGCTCGCTGTTCGTGGCGAGCATGGCGGCCACCGCGCCGGGATTGCCGGGCGTCCAGACGACACTGCGTCGCCCGCGGCCCGCCGCCTCGTGCACGGGCGGGCTCTTGAGCCGGCTGCGGATGCGCTGGAACCAGCCCATCTCAGAAGCCCTTGTCCGTGGTGAGGCGGATCTGGCGCACCGGCGTCCGTCCCTGATCTCGGGCCAGACTCGCATCGATCTCGCGCAGCGCCGCGCGCAGCTCGGCCACCGAGCGGTACTCCACCGTCTTGTCGCCGAAGGTCACGCGCCGCTCGCCCCGGGCCAGGGCGCGCTCCAGGGCCTCGCGGTCGGCCTGGGTCCAGGCCATCTCAGGCGCCCGCCAGCGCGGCCAGTTCCAGCACCAGATCGGTCTGATCGGTCTGGCCGTTTCGGTAGACGATCCTCGCGAAGCGACCGACAGGACGCCCCAGAACAGTGAAAGTACCCGTTCATTGCGCCAGGCCAAGCCTGGAGAAGGAGGAAGTTATGTAGAAGGAAAGACATCGCTGAAACCTTCAGAGCGACCTGACAGGTGCAAGTCCTGTCCGGCCAAGGCTGGCCACCAGCCGGAACCGAGTGTTGCGTGGTCGAGGAGCGATCCCGACTGCGAAGCGTACACAGGGGGCCTGTAGGCCGCGTGATGGAGCCTCGAAAGTACGGAATGCGGAGCCGACGTTATTGAACGGACGGAAGGCAACAGGGGTGGTGCTGTACTGGCCTGGCATCATCCCTCCGCCGGGGTCGAAGAGCGGGGCATGCAGGGCAAGGGTCGCCCAGGAACCTGGGAGGGCTCGATCACTCCTTGCGGGAAGAGCGGTGCGGGCGCCGTGTGAGAAAAGGCCCAGGCCCATCGGAGCGGTGTCCGGCCGATGGGAGCGAACGGGACACGAAGCAGGGTACCGGCGCGCGAAGGCGACGAAGCGCGCTGGGAAGGTGATCGAGCAATCGGAGCCTGCCGATAGTACCTGGGAAGTCGGGGAACCTGCCCCAAGGGACCCGATGGAGGGAAGCGGCAGGTCGGACGATGGGGCTTTCGGAGGGGCAGATGGCCGGGACATCGAGCCAGGAAAACATCTCAACACGACAACGGAAGCTAGTGGAACTGGCCCGGATCGAACCGAAGCTGGAACTGACCACGATTGCCCACCACATCGACGTGGTGTGGCTGGAAGAAGCCTGGCGGCGCACCCGCAAGGACGGGGCCGCCGGGGTGGACGGCGTGACTGCATCCCAATACGCAGCCGCCTTAGAGGAGAACCTGACGCGCCTGCTGGAACGGTTCAAGACCGGCCGGTATCGGGCGCCTGCGGTACGGCGCGTCCACCTGCCCAAGCCGGGAACGGGAAAGACCCGCCCGATCGGCATTCCCACGCTGGAAGACAAGGTGCTGCAACGGGCGGTGCTGATGGCGCTGGAACCCATCTTCGAGCAGGACTTTCTCGACTGCGCCTACGGGTTCCGGCCCGGACGCAGTGCCCACCAGGCCCTGGAGAGGCTATGGGGCGGGCTGATGGCCATGGGCGGTGGCTGGGTCATCGACCTGGACATCCAAAACTTCTTCGACGACGTGGACCGGGACCGGCTGCGGAACTTTCTGGGGCAGAGGGTGCGCGACGGCGTGATCTGCCGCGTGATCGGTAAATGGCTGAATGCCGGCGTCATGGAGAGCGGACAGCTTCACTACCCCGAACAAGGGACACCGCAAGGTGGGGTGATCTCCCCGCTGCTGGCCAACCTCTACCTGCATCACGTGCTCGACCTGTGGTTCGAGCAGACGGTCAAACCGCGACTGCAAGGCAGCGCCTTCGAAGTCCGGTTCGCCGACGATGCGGTCCTGGTGTTCAAACGGGAAGAAGACGCCCGGCGGGTATTGGCCGTTCTGGGCAAGCGCCTGGCCAAATACGGCCTGCGCCTGCACCCGGACAAAACCCGCCTGCTCGACTTCAGAAAACCCGGACGGAAAGGCCAGAGCTTCCAATACCTGGGATTCACCCACTACTGGGGACGCTCAAGGAAAGGGCGTTGGGTCGTCAAACGCAAGACCGCCCAAGCCCGGCTCAGCCGCTCCCTGCAGGCGATCAACCACTGGTGCCGGATGCACCGCCACTGGCCGGTTGCAGACCAACAAGCGGCCCTGAGCCGCAAACTCAAGGGGCATTATGCCTACTATGGGATCGTCGGCAACAGCCAATCGCTGGCCCGCTTCCTGTACGAGGTCAGACGGCGCTGGTACAAATGGTTGTCCCGCCGCAACCGGGAACGGATGAACTGGGACCATTTTGGGCGGCTGTACAAACGATACCCACTCCCCCCACCGCGCGTGGTTCACGGAATTGCCCGTTGCGTAGCGACGCCATAGTCCGAGGAGCCGGATGCCTTAATCGGGCACGTCCGGATCTGTGGGAACCGCGGGTGAGCAATCGCCCGCGGTCACCCGGCCGGTCTTGCCAAGTGCCTGAAGATTCAGGAGAATGCGGGCCATGGAAAGACTTGATCTGGACCTGAGCCGCCCACCTCCCTTGCCCGGGACGGTGGAGGAATGCCACCGGGTGATCGAAGCGCTTTGGCGGGCGCTGGGAGAATTTCAGCAGATCCAGGCGCGAGTGGAAGAACTGGAGGAACAGTTGGCCTTGGGGTCCGACAATTCCTCCCAACCACCTTCCCAGGACAGCACGAAGAAGCGCGCCGAGCGCAAGGGCAAGCGACCGACGGGACGCAAGAAAGGGGCGCAGGTGGGACATCCCAGGCACGAGCGGGCTCTGGTTCCGGCAGAAGCAGTGGACGAGGTCCGGCATTACTTTCCCCATGGCCGCTGCGAGTGCGGTGGGTCGGTGGCGGTGCGGGGATTCCGTCCCCATCAGGTGTTCGACCTGCCCGAGATTCGTTACCGGGTGGTCGAACACCGGGTGTATGAAGGCCGCTGTGGGTGGTGTGGTCAGAAGCACCAGGGGCGGCTACCGGATGAGGTTCCCCGCGGCCAGATGGGACCTGGGCTGGTGGCGTGGATTGGCTTGATGACGGGGCGCTATCACCTGTCGCTGCGGGAAGTCGAAGCGCTGCTGGAAGAACAATGGGGTCTGAGATTCAGCCTGGGGGCGATCAGCCAGAGCCAGATCCCGCTGCAGGCGTGGCTGGGTCCGGTCTACAACCAGATTGGCGAGGCGGTCAGAAAAGCGCTGATCGCCCATGCCGACGAGACCCGCCACTACCGGGGCCGCAGCATCTATTGGCTGTGGGCGCTGACGACCGATCAGATGGCGTATTTCCTGACCCATTATTCCCGCGGCAAGGGTGCGGCCGGTGAGCTGTTGGGGGATTTCCAGGGAATCCTGGTGACCGACCGCCACGGGGCCTACAACGACCATCCCCAGGACTCACACCAATACTGCTGGGCGCATCTCATCCGCAACCTGGAACGGATCGCCGGGCGCAAGGGACAGGCCGGCGAAGATGGCGAACGCCTGCTCCGGGCCGCCCGCCTGACGGTTCACTGCGGCAAGCTCTGGCAACAGAGCCATTACCCATCCGACCGCTACCGAAGGCGATTGGAACGCCTCAAAGCCCTCTTCCGGCGCGAACTGGAACAGGCCGCCCAAAGACATGGCGACAACAAAACCGGTCGCAGCTGCCGCAAGTTGTTGGACGATTTTCCCAGGTTCTGGACCTTCCCGGACCATCCCGGGGTACCGATGACCAACAACACGGCAGAGCGTGCCCTACGCCCCTATGTCATCTGGCGCAAGACCCGTTTCTTCAGCCAGTCGCATCGCGGTGACTGCTTCCGACCCATGATCCTGTCGCTGGTCGAAACCTGCAAGCGCCTCAAGATCGGCGTCTATCAGACCCTGCGGACCATCTGCGCCCAGGGCATGGCAGAGGGCGAGGTCACCTTCCGCCTGCCCCTGCCGGAACCTCAACCACTTCCAGTGGCAAGCCCGGCCGGGTGACCGCGGGCGATTGCTCACCCGCGGTTCCCACAGATCCGGACGTGCCCGATTAAGGCATCCGGCTCCTCGGACTATGGCGTCGCTACGCAACGGGCAATTCCGTGAACCACGCGCGGTGGGGGGAGTGGGTATCGTTTGTACAGCCGCCCAAAATGGTCCCAGTTCATCCGTTCCCGGTTGCGGCGGGACAACCATTTGTACCAGCGCCGTCTGACCTCGTACAGGAAGCGGGCCAGCGATTGGCTGTTGCCGACGATCCCATAGTAGGCATAATGCCCCTTGAGTTTGCGGCTCAGGGCCGCTTGTTGGTCTGCAACCGGCCAGTGGCGGTGCATCCGGCACCAGTGGTTGATCGCCTGCAGGGAGCGGCTGAGCCGGGCTTGGGCGGTCTTGCGTTTGACGACCCAACGCCCTTTCCTTGAGCGTCCCCAGTAGTGGGTGAATCCCAGGTATTGGAAGCTCTGGCCTTTCCGTCCGGGTTTTCTGAAGTCGAGCAGGCGGGTTTTGTCCGGGTGCAGGCGCAGGCCGTATTTGGCCAGGCGCTTGCCCGGAACGGCCAATACCCGCCGGGCGTCTTCTTCCCGTTTGAACACCAGGACCGCATCGTCGGCGAACCGGACTTCGAAGGCGCTGCCTTGCAGTCGCGGTTTGACCGTCTGCTCGAACCACAGGTCGAGCACGTGATGCAGGTAGAGGTTGGCCAGCAGTGGGGAGATCACCCCACCTTGCGGTGTCCCTTGTTCGGGGTAGTGAAGCTGTCCGCCTTCCATGACACCGGCATTCAGCCATTTACCGATCACGCGGCAGATCACGCCGTCGCGCACCCTCTGCCCCAGAAAGTTCCGCAGCCGGTCCCGGTCCACGTCGTCGAAGAAGTTTTGGATGTCCAGGTCGATGACCCAGCCACCGCCCATGGCCATCAGCCCGCCCCATAGCCTCTCCAGGGCCTGGTGGGCACTGCGTCCGGGCCGGAACCCGTAGGCGCAGTCGAGAAAGTCCTGCTCGAAGATGGGTTCCAGCGCCATCAGCACCGCCCGTTGCAGCACCTTGTCTTCCAGCGTGGGAATGCCGATCGGGCGGGTCTTTCCCGTTCCCGGCTTGGGCAGGTGGACGCGCCGTACCGCAGGCGCCCGATACCGGCCGGTCTTGAACCGTTCCAGCAGGCGCGTCAGGTTCTCCTCTAAGGCGGCTGCGTATTGGGATGCAGTCACGCCGTCCACCCCGGCGGCCCCGTCCTTGCGGGTGCGCCGCCAGGCTTCTTCCAGCCACACCACGTCGATGTGGTGGGCAATCGTGGTCAGTTCCAGCTTCGGTTCGATCCGGGCCAGTTCCACTAGCTTCCGTTGTCGTGTTGAGATGTTTTCCTGGCTCGATGTCCCGGCCATCTGCCCCTCCGAAAGCCCCATCGTCCGACCTGCCGCTTCCCTCCATCGGGTCCCTTGGGGCAGGTTCCCCGACTTCCCAGGTACTATCGGCAGGCTCCGATTGCTCGATCACCTTCCCAGCGCGCTTCGTCGCCTTCGCGCGCCGGTACCCTGCTTCGTGTCCCGTTCGCTCCCATCGGCCGGACACCGCTCCGATGGGCCTGGGCCTTTTCTCACACGGCGCCCGCACCGCTCTTCCCGCAAGGAGTGATCGAGCCCTCCCAGGTTCCTGGGCGACCCTTGCCCTGCATGCCCCGCTCTTCGACCCCGGCGGAGGGATGATGCCAGGCCAGTACAGCACCACCCCTGTTGCCTTCCGTCCGTTCAACAACGTCGGCTCCGCATTCCGTACTTTCGAGGCTCCATCACGCGGCCTACAGGCCCCCTGTGTACGCTTCGCAGTCGGGATCGCTCCTCGACCACGCAACACTCGGTTCCGGCTGGTGGCCAGCCTTGGCCGGACAGGACTTGCACCTGTCAGGTCGCTCTGAAGGTTTCAGCGATGTCTTTCCTTCTACATAACTTCCTCCTTCTCCAGGCTTGGCCTGGCGCAATGAAAGGACACGGAGCGGTCCAGGGCCACGGTATCGTCGCCGGCCGGGGTACCGCCTCCGGCCGCGGCCTGGTGATCTATCGACAGAATGGTCAGTGGCGCTATCGCAAAGGTGAAGGCACCGTTTCCGGACAGGGCATCGCCATCGGCCGAGGCGCCGCCCGCGGCCGCGGCGTTGCCGCCGGCCAGGGACGCGCCAAGGGCCATGGCCGCAAATGGCCGTTCTGACATGCATGCTGGCGATCCCACCGTCCATCTGCTGCGGCGCACCGGTTTCGGCATCCGGGCCGGAGAGTTGCGTCAGGCCAAAGAGATGGGTTGGCAGACCTGGCTGGAAAACCAGTTGTCTCCGGAAACCATCGACGATTCAGCGGTGGACGATCAACTCAAGCGCTTCTTCCCCACCCTCGACAAAACCGCCGGGGCGCTGGCGACCCGTGATCGAAACCGCCTGCGACGCACGATGCTGGAACTGAAAGCGGCCCGCCTGCTGCTGGCCTTGTTCAGCCGCCGCCAGCTGTTCGAGGTGATGGTGGAATTCTGGAGCGACCACTTCAACATCTACCACCGGGACGGTCCGGTAAAGTTCCTGAAAACGGTGGACGACCGCGAGGTCGTCCGCCGGCATGCCCTGGGCCGTTTCGCCGACCTGCTGCAGGCATCGGCCACCAGCCCCGCCATGCTGGTGTATCTGGACAATCACCGCAACAGACGCCGCGGCCCCAACGAAAACTATGCCCGCGAGCTGATGGAACTGCATACCGTCGGCAGCGACGGCGGCTACTCCCAAGCGGACGTGGAGGCCGTTGCCCGTTGTTTCACCGGCTGGGGTGTCGATCGCCAGACCGGGGCGTTTCGCTTCTACCCTCGGCGCCACGACGACGGCGCCAAGACAGTGATGGGCCTGGAAATACCCGCCGGCGGGGGCATGGAGGACGGCCTTCAGGTACTGGCGCATTTGCTCCAGGTGCCTCACCCCGAAGGGCCGGAACTGCGGGCCAACGCCCGCCTCATCGCCACCAAGCTCTGCCGCCGTTTTGTGGCTGACGAACCCCCACCGCAATTGGTTGGCCGGATCGCCCGCCGTTGGCAAGAGACGGACGGCGACATCCGCGAAACCCTGGCGTTTCTGTTGCGCTCCGAGGCATTCTTCAGCCAGGCCATTCCCAAGGTCAAGCGGCCGCTTCACTTCGTCTGCAGTGCCCTGCGTCAGACGGGAGCTGAAATCGGCGACCTGCTGCAGGCGACCGCCACCTTGCTCAAGGTGCTGCGCCGCCTGGGACACTCCTCCTTCGACCATCCGACGCCGGACGGTTATCCCGACGCCGCCGCCCCTTGGCTGGGCGCCGACGGCCTGCTGCAGCGCTGGCGCTTCAGCCTCCGGCTCGCCCGGGACCAACTGCCTGGGTTCCGGCTGGACCGGGAACGTTTGACCGCCGGCGCCCGGACGCCGGCGGCCATCATCGAACGCCTGGAGGTCAATCTGTTTCCCGACGGCATACCCGAGGGGCTGCGCCGGCAGATGGTGGATGTATTGGCCCGCGGGACCGATCCTGCTCAACCCCTGGGCAGCGACCGGGATCGGCGCATCGCGGCTGCCGTTGCCCTGGCGCTGGCCAGCCCGGCGTTTCAGGTTTATTGAAGGAGGTTCCCCCATGTCTCTGAACCGACGCGAATTCATCAAAGTGATGGCGGTCGCCGGGATGTCGCCCTGGACGCCGCGGCTTGGATGGGCGCAGGAACCGACGGCAAGGCAAAACAGGGCGCTCGTCTGTCTGTTTTTGCGCGGTGGCGCCGATGCGGTCAACCTGCTGGCACCCTATGCCGACCCCCTTTACCGCCAACTGCGGCCCACTTTGGCCCTTCCGGAACCAGGGGTGGCGGGGGGCGTGTTGCCCCTGGACAGCCAGCTGGGCTTGCCTCCAACCCTGGAACCGCTGTTGCCCCTGTACCGATCCGGCGATCTTGCCCTGGTGTCCCTGTGCGGCCTTGGGAACGACAGCCGCTCCCACTTCGACCGCCAGCGGTGGATGGAGGCCGGTGGCGACGGGATCCCGGTTCCCGGCGACGGCTGGCTCGCCCGCGCCCTGGCCCAGACCGATCTCCCAACGCCGGTAGCGGCAGTCGGTTTCGGCGGACGCCTGCCCTTTGCGCTTAGCGGCGCCAGCGCCGTCGCCATCCGGGATTTGGACCGTTTCGGCTTGCCAGCCAAACACATGTCGGCCCTGACCCAGCTGTATGAGGGGGGAAACCTGGTGAGCCAGGCCGGACAGCAGACGCTGGCGGCGCTGAACTTCATCGGCAACGCCTCTCTGCCGCCCCAAGGGAGCGATTATCCTGATTCTTCCCTGGGACGGGATCTGGCCCAGACCGCCCGGCTCATCAAGAGCGGCATCGGCCTGCGGGCCTTCTGTCTCGACAGCGGCGGCTGGGACACCCATGCCAATCAGGCCGCCACCCTGGCTGCCCGCCTCGACGATCTCGCCCGCTCCCTGGCGGCCTTTCACGCCGATCTGGGAGCGCAGATGACCAACACCTGTGTGGTGGTCATGAGCGAATTCGGGCGCCGGGTCGCGGAGAACGCCTCCGGTGGCACCGATCACGGCCATGGCGGGGTCATGCTGGTGCTCGGGGGCGGGGTTCAGGGGGGAAAGATCTATGGAGACCGGCCGGATCTCAGCGACCTGTACGGCCCCGGAGATCTGCCGGTGACCACCGACTACCGTTCCGTGCTGGCGGAAGCGGTGACAGTTACCCTGGGCGTGAGCGATCTAAAGACCGTCTTCCCCGGTTTCCAGCCTCAAGTTCTGGGCCTGTTTTGAGAGATAGACGCTCGGTTCGGTGCCGACTGCCCGGTTGGTGCGACCACCTCAACCTGCCGCCAGATGGCATCAATCCAGTCCGGATCGATCCGTCCCGAGCCCGCCTTAAGCCAGGCGACGATGGCGGCGGCCACGTCCGGATAACGCACTTGCACCGCCCTGCCGCTTTCGAGCCAGGCGGCCACCGTGTCCTGGTCGAGGCGCGCCATCACCGTCCCCCAGCCCAGTTCCGCCAGCGCCTTGGCGTTGCAGCATTGCTCCCACTGGCCCTTCAGGGGTTTGCTGAGGATCTTCTTGCCGGCCGCCAATGCCTCGGAGATGAACTCGAAACCGCTGTTGCAGATCACCCCGGCGGAGGCCGCCAGATCCTGCTGGAAACCGTCGCGGGAAAAGGGATGGAAACGCAGGTTGCGGTCCGCGTAGGGGACGGGCACCTGGCTGTGGTAAACATGGAAACGCCAGCGGGGAAAGTTGAGCAGCAGGCGGCGAATGTCGGCCAGCGACTCGAAGGGAAGATAGACCAGGATCCGGCGTGGATCGGTTGCCTGCACCGGTAACGGTTCCACCAGCGGTGGCAGAATCGGCTGACCGAAGTGATGCCAGTGCAGCCCCAGTCCCAGCGGCGCCGGCGCGTACCAGCGCAGCAGCAACCGTGCGTGCCAGCCGCCGCGGCATTTGGGAATGGCGTAACGGAACGCCTGCTGATGGCCGAGGCCGATTACCGGCACGCCGTCCAGGCGGGCCGCCCAGGCCGACACCGGCTCGAAGTCGTTGAGCACCAGATCGAAACCGCGCAGATCCAGCGCCTGGACATCGTGGATGAAGCCGGGCAAATCCCGCACCCTGGCCAGGGTGCGCAGGTAATCGATCCGCCCCTTGCGGGAGACGAACGTCAGGCCGCGGCGCCACCACCAGTCGCCGAAGACCTCCATGTCGAAAAACTTTTCCCGCGGCCGGCCGCTGAACAGATACTGGACCTCGATCCCTGCGGCCCTGAGGGCCGGGGCCATGACCCGGGCGCGGGTCAGGTGACCGTTGCCGGTTCCCTGAACGCCGTAGAGTATCCTCATCCGCCCATCCAGCCGAGGGTGGCCAGGGCGCAGAGGCTCCCCATCAACGCACCGGCGGCGATGTCGGCAGGATAATGCACACCGAGAAAGATGCGCGACAGCCCTACCAGTACCGCCCACAGGAAGACCGCCGGCGAGACCACGGGATAGAACCAGGCCAGCAGAATGGCGGTGGCGAAGGCGGCTGAAGTGTGGCCGGAGGGAAAGCTGAATTCGTCGGAGGGGACGATATGGCTGCGGAAGCCGGCCAGGCGCGTCTGCGGCCGCCCCCGCTTTAAGCTGTTCTTGAGCAGAAAATACAGCGGCCGCTCAAGGGCGAAGGTGGCGATGCCGGCGGTCAGGAACCACTCGCCCCGCGCCCCGTCGACCCACCACAGCCAGCAGCCCAGCAGGATGTACCAGCCCCCGTCGCCGCTGCGGGAGATCCAGCGGCTGGCGGTCACCAGCAACTGGTAGCTGCGGCGCTTAAGAAACCAGAGAAACAGGGCCTCATCGTAGCTTTGCAGGGATTGCAACAAACGCATGGCGCACGCTCCTTTCGGCTTGAACCTGCTCGAAGATAGCGCCCGAAGATGACAAAACGATCACCGTTTGGTTACCGATTCTTGACCGTACACTGCCACGAAACCGTCATGCATTCTTCGCATGCCTGTCACATCGCCTCTCTATGGTTGCCGGAAAATCCACAACTCAAGGGAAACTGCCATGAAAAACGACCTTCCCACCGGCAACTGGCAATGGTCCGCCCCTTCCCCACGGCGTTACCAGTCGTTCGTCGCCCTCAGTCCCCAAACCGTGGAGGCGGCCTGCCGGCTGCGTTACCGGGTGTTCGCCGAGGAAATGGGCGCCCGCCTGGCGGGTGACGGGCTGGATCATGACCGCTTCGATCCTTACTGCGATCACCTGGTCGTCCACGACCAGCGGGAGGACCGCATCGTCGGCACCACCCGCCTGCTCAGCGATGCCGCGGCGCGCCGCAGCGGC comes from Methylomarinovum caldicuralii and encodes:
- a CDS encoding TA system antitoxin ParD family protein, which gives rise to MSVSVRIDDTLVEEARAAAKAEFRTVQGQIEFWAKVGRAALDNPDLPASFIAESLMAMKEPREQAEPFVPRTRKSK
- a CDS encoding type II toxin-antitoxin system RelE/ParE family toxin is translated as MTWEVRQTRRFARAYKKLHDNIAADVDAAVAAIAEDPDISEKKKGDLARLWVYKFRSQGQLYLLGYTREDEVRLIWLEAMGPHENFYRDLKR
- a CDS encoding phage portal protein; translation: MGWFQRIRSRLKSPPVHEAAGRGRRSVVWTPGNPGAVAAMLATNSELRAKSRDLVRRNAWASAAVEAFVANAVGTGIKPQSLVEDAELRKAIQSLWWVWTEEADSAGLTDFYGLQALACRAMLEGGECLVRLRPRRREDGLSVPLQLQLLEPEHLPLTLNTEAPNGNRIRAGIEFDKLGRRVAYHLYRVHPEDGTLSPAGSADRETVRVPAAEIIHLFRPLRPGQIRGEPWLSRALVKLNELDQYDDAELVRKKTAAMFAGFITRQSPEDNLMGEGEADASGVALAGLEPGTLQILEPGEDVKFSDPADVGGSYSEFLRTQFRAVAAAIGVTYEQLTGDLTGVNYSSIRAGLLEFRRRCEAIQHGVIVHQFCRPVWRAWMEQAALEGALPLPDFALRRREYLNCKWIPQGWQWVDPEKEFKALLTAIRAGLMSRSEAISAFGYDAEDVDREIAADNRRADELGLVFDSDPRQQTAATQTAKG
- a CDS encoding phage head-tail joining protein, with protein sequence MAWTQADREALERALARGERRVTFGDKTVEYRSVAELRAALREIDASLARDQGRTPVRQIRLTTDKGF
- the ltrA gene encoding group II intron reverse transcriptase/maturase codes for the protein MGLSEGQMAGTSSQENISTRQRKLVELARIEPKLELTTIAHHIDVVWLEEAWRRTRKDGAAGVDGVTASQYAAALEENLTRLLERFKTGRYRAPAVRRVHLPKPGTGKTRPIGIPTLEDKVLQRAVLMALEPIFEQDFLDCAYGFRPGRSAHQALERLWGGLMAMGGGWVIDLDIQNFFDDVDRDRLRNFLGQRVRDGVICRVIGKWLNAGVMESGQLHYPEQGTPQGGVISPLLANLYLHHVLDLWFEQTVKPRLQGSAFEVRFADDAVLVFKREEDARRVLAVLGKRLAKYGLRLHPDKTRLLDFRKPGRKGQSFQYLGFTHYWGRSRKGRWVVKRKTAQARLSRSLQAINHWCRMHRHWPVADQQAALSRKLKGHYAYYGIVGNSQSLARFLYEVRRRWYKWLSRRNRERMNWDHFGRLYKRYPLPPPRVVHGIARCVATP
- the tnpC gene encoding IS66 family transposase encodes the protein MERLDLDLSRPPPLPGTVEECHRVIEALWRALGEFQQIQARVEELEEQLALGSDNSSQPPSQDSTKKRAERKGKRPTGRKKGAQVGHPRHERALVPAEAVDEVRHYFPHGRCECGGSVAVRGFRPHQVFDLPEIRYRVVEHRVYEGRCGWCGQKHQGRLPDEVPRGQMGPGLVAWIGLMTGRYHLSLREVEALLEEQWGLRFSLGAISQSQIPLQAWLGPVYNQIGEAVRKALIAHADETRHYRGRSIYWLWALTTDQMAYFLTHYSRGKGAAGELLGDFQGILVTDRHGAYNDHPQDSHQYCWAHLIRNLERIAGRKGQAGEDGERLLRAARLTVHCGKLWQQSHYPSDRYRRRLERLKALFRRELEQAAQRHGDNKTGRSCRKLLDDFPRFWTFPDHPGVPMTNNTAERALRPYVIWRKTRFFSQSHRGDCFRPMILSLVETCKRLKIGVYQTLRTICAQGMAEGEVTFRLPLPEPQPLPVASPAG
- the ltrA gene encoding group II intron reverse transcriptase/maturase, which translates into the protein MGLSEGQMAGTSSQENISTRQRKLVELARIEPKLELTTIAHHIDVVWLEEAWRRTRKDGAAGVDGVTASQYAAALEENLTRLLERFKTGRYRAPAVRRVHLPKPGTGKTRPIGIPTLEDKVLQRAVLMALEPIFEQDFLDCAYGFRPGRSAHQALERLWGGLMAMGGGWVIDLDIQNFFDDVDRDRLRNFLGQRVRDGVICRVIGKWLNAGVMEGGQLHYPEQGTPQGGVISPLLANLYLHHVLDLWFEQTVKPRLQGSAFEVRFADDAVLVFKREEDARRVLAVPGKRLAKYGLRLHPDKTRLLDFRKPGRKGQSFQYLGFTHYWGRSRKGRWVVKRKTAQARLSRSLQAINHWCRMHRHWPVADQQAALSRKLKGHYAYYGIVGNSQSLARFLYEVRRRWYKWLSRRNRERMNWDHFGRLYKRYPLPPPRVVHGIARCVATP
- a CDS encoding DUF1800 domain-containing protein; protein product: MHAGDPTVHLLRRTGFGIRAGELRQAKEMGWQTWLENQLSPETIDDSAVDDQLKRFFPTLDKTAGALATRDRNRLRRTMLELKAARLLLALFSRRQLFEVMVEFWSDHFNIYHRDGPVKFLKTVDDREVVRRHALGRFADLLQASATSPAMLVYLDNHRNRRRGPNENYARELMELHTVGSDGGYSQADVEAVARCFTGWGVDRQTGAFRFYPRRHDDGAKTVMGLEIPAGGGMEDGLQVLAHLLQVPHPEGPELRANARLIATKLCRRFVADEPPPQLVGRIARRWQETDGDIRETLAFLLRSEAFFSQAIPKVKRPLHFVCSALRQTGAEIGDLLQATATLLKVLRRLGHSSFDHPTPDGYPDAAAPWLGADGLLQRWRFSLRLARDQLPGFRLDRERLTAGARTPAAIIERLEVNLFPDGIPEGLRRQMVDVLARGTDPAQPLGSDRDRRIAAAVALALASPAFQVY